The Podarcis raffonei isolate rPodRaf1 chromosome Z, rPodRaf1.pri, whole genome shotgun sequence genome segment GTGGGATGTGTGTGCTTCAAAAGTGCTGTGTGTCCCTTTATCTTAGAACAAGCAGTATCTAGCCATTGTTTACTCTTTAGCATTGCCTCCACAAGGCCACTTGTTTGCAAGTCAAGCTGTAAAGGACACAAATGCTTGTGCACAAGCAGTCCAggatatattgattgattgattgattacttGCAATGCAAAGTTACTGGGCAACTGTGAGACAGCCACTATctttcagcctaatctactttggactcgcatagctgtcaacgtttcccttttttaaagggaaattcccctattctgaataggattcctcacaagaaaaggccaaagttgacagctatgccttggaGGTTTGCTCTGTAGATAAaacagaaggaggagagagaaccatgtacacttcCTTgagcttggagaaaaggtgggacataaatgtgGCAAATAAATATGACAAATCATCCCACACATCTGCTAAACCACCAACACACATGGGATAATGCAGCTCAGATTGGTATGACTGCTACAGAGGTATCTGAAAGACACCAGAGGTCATGCCAGTTCCAGGTTGCCTTGCACCATCATGTTGATAACTTAAGAGATGGCAGTGTGCCAGCTCTTTTGGCTTCCCACCCTGCCAGGATTTTCTGGTAGCTTCTGCAAAGGCTATAAGCCCATCTCTTCTCGTGCCTTCCCATTAGCTGGCTCCTCCTCAAAGTTCTTTAAGGACATCTTGAACTTGTGTGCCTGCGACACACTGGAGGCTGACCCCTTTCGGAAGGTAGAAAGCCTTTTGCGAAAGTTGCCTCCAGAGAAGAAATAGAGAAGTGGGTCGAAGCAGCAATTGAAAGCTGCCAGGGAAAGCGTTATCACCACAGATTTCTGCATGTAGAGGGTATCCTCATTACGCGAACCCCCTTCCATCATGAAATGAATGTGGATCGTGCGTTGGACATGATAGGGAGCAAAGCTCAAGAGGAAGGTCAAGGTGACAATGACAATCATCCAGACGGCTTTCCGGcgggctgcttcttttttttgcagggaATTTTTCAGCAAGGTTCTTATGATCATGGTGTAGCAGGCGGCGATGGTGGTGAAGGGAATGATGAAGCCAATAAATAATGCAATATAATGGAGGACCACCAGCTTCAGCATCTGATCTCTTGGCGGGGGCTCAAAGCACTTAGTCTTGTTGCTCGAACTGTCCAGGTATGAGCCGCTCAGCAGAAATGGTATGCTCGTCAGTGTCACAAAGATCCAAATGGCTCCACATACCAGTACGGCTTTCTTCCGAGTTACAAACCTGAGGTTCTGCATGGGGAAAACAATGGCAATGCAG includes the following:
- the CYSLTR1 gene encoding cysteinyl leukotriene receptor 1; the protein is MTRGENMQSNMTTCSATIDEFRSQVYTTTYSIISVLGLLGNGFVLCVLIRTFQEKTAFQIYMLNLATSDLLFVCTLPLRVVYYVHKGDWFFGDFLCRISSYAMYVNLYCSIMFMTAMSFFRCIAIVFPMQNLRFVTRKKAVLVCGAIWIFVTLTSIPFLLSGSYLDSSSNKTKCFEPPPRDQMLKLVVLHYIALFIGFIIPFTTIAACYTMIIRTLLKNSLQKKEAARRKAVWMIVIVTLTFLLSFAPYHVQRTIHIHFMMEGGSRNEDTLYMQKSVVITLSLAAFNCCFDPLLYFFSGGNFRKRLSTFRKGSASSVSQAHKFKMSLKNFEEEPANGKAREEMGL